The stretch of DNA ATGGATTTCACTCCTCGTTACATATCAAAGACCTGGGAACAAGCAAATCCTTAACCATCAGCATTCAAAAAGAATCCTGTAACTCAAATATTTCTCAATTGTCAATTTGTATTCATGTATTCTTTGCATGATTCAGTTTTATCTGACAACCAGAGGTACTGTAGTGAAGTGAACCATTAGATTTTCCAGCACAGTCTCTTCTATTTGATTACACAGATTTGTATTGTAATGTGTAACTATATAACAAGAGTACAGCTAACatttgattattttttttaagctctgtgttgatgtgtattaTGTGTAGTCTGAGTGTCTGTGTACCAGATATTTACTGTGCGGTTGTCCTCTTGGGGTTTGATTGAAGTATTGTATACACTGTAAATGTTGAATTTTCCCATACATACTTTTGTTTAGTTTTACGATCCATTCAAGAACACCCTTATTTCCATTACTACCCATTCAAGGACACACAGTCAGACCATGAACGCCATTATTTTGTCGCAGTCTCTTTATATTTAAAATGGAGTACGTCAGATGAAAGCCAACATGGAAATGTTCAAATGAAATAGAATAGCATACTGTAACATTGACTGCAATAACTTGGTGTTGAAAACGTATTTTTGATTGACACTGTTTTGCGAGTtggcattcaaatcaaatcaaagtgtattggtcgtgtacacagtttagcagatatTACATGTTGTAGCAGGTGCACCAAGGTAGAAGTAGTATGTGTTCTTGACAAAGGACAGAGAGTTTTCTGGATAGACAATGGCAGGTGTATCGCTCATGAATAGTCCTTTTCATGGTTGTCATATGCCATTTTGGCTCATAGCAGACAAGCTACGACTACTGTGCGTACCAGTAACCACTGATGCCCAAGAATCATGTATACCAAGGAATTTTGCACTTACATATCATGTGCTAAAGTAGCTTTGTACCCATATGAATTCATAAACATACACATGTCAGGCTGTACTACAATATCACAGAAAATTGTGATCTTCAAATCACTTACCCATAGGATCACATAGTATTAACTGTGACTGCTGTATTTAGGTTAAGTACCCCCATTGAAAGATACGAAGGCTGTCGTGATTCAAACTGAATAGCTTTCTCCTTCTTTCcttccatgttgtgttgtttTCTCCCCCCCTGCTGTGTGGCTGGGGAGGCCAGGTTTCAAGGCTGAGTTTACTCTGGCTCTGAGCCCTCTGGGTCAGGAGAACACGGTCAGGGCTGTTTCAGGGTAGTGTCAACGTGGCTCTACAGCTGTTTATTAACACAGCATTGGCCAAGTTCACAAGCTCTCTTCAGCTGTATTGTCATGGTTCCAGGCAGTAATGATACACCCACACCACTTAAACGTTCATATACATTTCTTAAATGTGCCCCCCCGCCCACCCCACCTGCCTTATAAAACTAAACTGTTTCCAATATAACCATATTGATACTTGTACATGTTTAATGACACATAtctctgtctgacagagataTGTGCACACGacaatatttgttttgttttcattGGTTTCAACTGTTGTCAGTGAAGCTACGAGAGTAAAAGAAACAGACACGTGTATGTGTTTAATCTTTGGCTTTAGACCTTTTAGATAATATTTAACTGAAGCCCTTGTCTGGAACACAAAGACTTACATGAAATGATGGCCTCTTAAATGTCACCTCTCACAATGAAATGGTCCCATCTCTAAGGTCGTTCGGAGTCATGAACAGAATCTCAGATTAGCCCCATTGTGATAAATGAAGGCATTATGAGAGAATGCATAACTACAGTAGGAGTAAAATGAAATATCAGATTTAAACCAATGGTATCAATGGCAATCCTTTAGATTGTGAAACCTTTTAGGCTCCATATTTATTGCCTTAAACTTCAGGATTTAAGAACTTGCATAACGTTGTCACTTTTATGTGTTTTTGAGGCATTGTGGGATACTTCTAAGCCTATTTAAGCCTATCAGTAATGGCTGTCGGAGGACTCTGTTCTGGCTCAACCTTTGTCTCAAACGGTGTGTTCAGAATACATACACTACTATCATGCTGTAGTGCATTAAAAGCATTAGTGCAATGACATAAGGGACCAATAATAAGCAGTTTTCTTACATTTCAATAGAATGGTTTGAATATGTTGTTGTTCTGTGAATAGTCCGTGAATAACATGATTTGAACGGCTACAGATGTTTTTAATTAAAGTAGTTAGACAGTGAGCTGTATCtcggggcggcaggtatcctagtggttagagtgttgggtcagtaaccgaaaggttgctagatcgaatccccgagttaacaaggtaaaaatctcttgttctgcccctgaacaagaaaGTAAGAAATAAATATTGTTcctaagctgtcattgtaaataatatttttttttacaaataaatcTCTCCTGAGGTTTTCAACTGTTCCATTTCCTTGGATTGATCTCCACCTCTAACTAACCACTCACTTATTCTGCTTTAGCTTCAGGAACATGTCTGTATAACCCTTATTTCACCCTGTCCCAGGAGAAAAATCCACTGTGCAGGAAGAGCTTAAACTTGTTTCATGTCACCCTTGTTCTGTTGCCAAGCAGTTTTGCACTCAGATGAATTATTCAGCTCTTTGGTTCCAAAGCCTATTAGCGAGTGTTGACCACAGACTCTGGTAGGTTAAGAAGGCCTATGGCAATTCAGTACTCACTCACTGAGATTGATACCTCCTTTAGTAAATTCACCTTGTTAGGTTACTTAGGTTCTTAATTATAAGATTATAATGCCCTACAGGATTCCAACATGGTAGAGCCAGCTAGCCCATCTACATTATATACTTTTACTACACATACAGAACAGGTTGGTACTCAAAGAGTTAAGCACTATTTCAAATGGTCTGAATGTTCCGGTAGTTACAGGGAGCAATCAGTGCTTATTGATTTCCACTTGCCACATTCAGAACTCAATTACAGAACCTTGTAGTTGCTCAAGTGGGCATATGTGCTTGCCTCTCCTCTGCAAAATCACTAACACTCTTTAGTGATGGGAGCAAAAGCCTAGGAACCAACTCAATTGTCAGTGAAATCATTATGTTCAAGAACATTACCACAATTAAAGTCAATGTTAATTGATATCACATATTAACTTGAGGTTTAATAGTATTGTGGCCTATTTGTTAGTCAGCACTGTATGGTATGGCAGATGCCAGTGCTCCTGTTATGCTCCTCACAAGACTAGATTCTGGATTTACAAGTCCTTCTCCTGAAATTCCTGTCCTTGGACAAAAGTAGTTCTGGATGAATAACTGACAGTTGAGGCTGAGGAGAAGTGTGATGTATGCTTTTTTACAAAATACTGTACTTGCAATGCTCACTGAAGGCTTCTCTCAGAAATACACAACACATGTTAAAGAAATCCACCATATTCCTGTACCAAAAACCAGGACACAGGGGCTCTTTCATTAATAATCTAGGAACATATTTTTGCCATCATTTATTTTCTTCAGAGGCATGGAGAATACTGACATATCTCAGAGTATTTAATGATGTGCGGAGACGCTAATGATCTATTGCTGATGGGCCTGTTGGATAGATGAAAGCACTCAAGTGAATTTGATCTGTGTCCAAGTAtatacaattttattttttaaaattttaattGTGCCTGCATTATAAGGATCTGATTTAGCATTTTTCCTCAACTGATGATGCCGCATAATTCACATTAACAATCTCTCAGGGAGATGAAGATGTAAACGACAGCCAAGCAGAAGGTTTGCTCTCAACATCATCATGAGCTGTGTTACATTCATGTTCTATTTAACATGGCTGACATATCACTTCTGGTTAACATGATATGACTAGACGTATGATAGCCTTACATTTACCCCAGACACTACTTTTCACCAACTCCCTGTCTCATAAATCAAATTGTTTATGctgtgcagttgaagtcggaagtttacatacacttaggttggagtcattaaaacttgtttttcaactactccacacatttattgttagcaaactacagttttggcaagtcagtaaggacatctactttgtgcatgacacaattaatatttccaacaattgtttacagacagattatttcacttataattcactgtatcacaattccagtgggtcagaagtttacatacactaagttgactatgcctttaaacagcttggaaaattccataaaattatgtcatggctttagaagcttctgatgggctaattgccataatttgagtcaattgcaaGCCTCGAccaattggagttgtacctgtggatgtatttcaaggcctacctgcaaactcagtgcctctttgcttgtcaTCATGGGAAAActaaaaaaatcagccaagacctcagaaaaaaaattgtagacctcaacaagtctggtttatccttgggagcagtttccaaacgcctgaaggtaccatgttcatctgtacaaacaatagtacacaataaacaccatgggaccactcagtcgtcatatcgctcaggaaggagatgcattctgtctcctagagataaatgaACTTGGgtccgaaaagtgcaaatcaatcccagaacaacagcaaaggacgttgtgaaaattctggaggaaacaggtacaaaagtatctatatccacagtaaaatgagtcctatatcagcacatcctgaaaggccgctctgcaaggaagaagccactgctccaaaaccgccatataaaagccagactacggtttgcaactgcacatggggacaaagatcgtactttttggagaaatgtcctctggtctgatgaaacaaaaatagaactgtttggccataatgaccatcgttatgtttggagtaaaaaaggggaggcttgcaagccgaagaacagtATCCCAAaggtgaagcacgggggtggcagcatcatgttgtggggtgctttgctgcaagagggactggtgcacttcacaaaatagatggcatcatgaggaagcaaaagtatgtggatatattgaagcaacatctcaagacatcatcagttaaagcttggtcacaaatgggtcttccaatgaCCAAGcataaagttgtggcaaaattgcttacgggcaacaaagtcaaggtattggagtggtcatcacaaagccctgacctcaatcgcagaactgaaaaggtgtgtgcgagcaaggaggccttacaaacctgactcagttacaccagctctatcaggacgaatgagacaaaattcacccaacttattgtgggaagcttctggaaggctacctgaaacgtttgacccaagttaaacaatttaaaggcaatgctaccaaatactaagtgagtgtatgtaaacttctgaccccctgggtttgtgatgaaagaaatcaaatctgaaataaatcattctctccactattattctgacatttcacattcttaaaataaagtggtgatcctaactgacctaatacagggaatttttactaggattaaatgtcaggaatttgtattaaatgtatttggctaaagtgtatgtaattgttctacttcaactgtatgtgtccaTGCATTAAACTAAACTGTACAGTAACCCATAGtctttttttgtctttgttttacagaCTCACCGTGCAGTCCTGAGGTTTTGATGAAAGAAACACTCTGAACAGTGGGAGGCTCACTGTAACTCAGGGACTGTTTCACTGGAACCCCCTGCACATCTTTTCCCACCTGGACCATTTTACAGGGATACACCTACAAGTCAGCAACACCTCTGGTTAATGACAATAACACAGCTCCTGCCAAGGTCATCAACCTTTTCAGGTGTCCAACCCTCTGTGGGTTTGGACcggtgaacacagacagacagcatggcaGGAGGGAGATTCATCTACTGTCTACTAGGGCAGTTGTTGGCTGGCCTGATTCTGGCGTCCGTTGGTCTATCCTCCATCCAGAGAGATAATGAGTGtccccagctgtgtgtgtgtgagatccgACCCTGGTTCACCCCCCAATCCACCTACAGAGAAGCCACGACGGTGGACTGTAACGACCTCCGTCTCACACGCATTCCAGGCAACTTGTCCAGCGACACTCAGGTGCTCCTCCTGCAGAGCAATTACATCGCCAGAACCAGTGAAGAGCTGGAGCAGCTCTTCAACCTGACCGAGCTGGACCTGTCTCAGAACAACTTCAGCAGCATCCACGATGTGGGCCTCACCAACATGTCCCAGctcaccacactgcaccttgaGGAGAACCAGATTACTGAAATGCCTGACTACTGCCTACAGGACCTCAGCAACCTGCAAGAGCTCTACATCAACCATAACCAGATCAACATAATCTCCCCAAACGCCCTCTCTGGTCTGCACAATCTGCTCAGGCTCCATCTCAACTCCAACAGGCTCAAGGCCATTGACAGTCGCTGGTTTGAGTCAACGCCCAACCTTGAGATCCTCATGATCGGGGAAAATCCTGTTGTTGGTATCCTGGACTTTAACTTCAAGCCGCTTGTAAACCTGAGGAGCTTGGTTCTGGCTGGAATGGATTTAACAGACGTCCCTGGAAATGCCTTTGTGGGACTAGACAACCTAGAGAGTCTCTCCTTCTACGACAATAAGCTAATTAGAGTTCCTCAGAATGCCCTTCAGAAACTACCTAACCTTAAGTTCTTGGACTTGAACAAAAACCCTGTGCACAAAATCCAAGAGGGGGACTTTAAGAACATGCTGAGGCTGAAAGAGCTGGGCATAAACAACATGGGGGAGCTGGTCTCCGTTGACCGATTTGCCGTCGATAACCTCCCTGAGCTTACCAAGCTGGAGGCTACTAATAACCCCAAATTTTCCTACGTGAACCGCCAGGCTTTCCGTGACGTCCCTGCCCTGGAGAGCCTCATGTTGAACAACAATGCCCTTAACGCCCTCTACCAGTCCACTGTGGACTCCCTGCCCAACTTGCGTGAGATCAGCATCCACAGCAACCCCCTGCGATGTGACTGCGTCATCCAGTGGATGAGCTCCAACAAGACCAGCATCCGCTTCATGGAACCCCTCTCCATGTTCTGTGCTCTTCCAGTCGAGGTCAGAGGCCAGCATGTGAGGGAGTTGTTCCAGCAGGACTCAGCAGAGCAGTGCTTGCCCATGATCTCCCACGACAGCTTTCCCAACCACCTGAACCTGGACATAGACATGACTGTGGACCTGGACTGCCGTGCCATGTCCCAGCCTGAGCCAGATATCTACTGGGTCACACCTGTAGGGAACAAGGTGATGGTGGAAACCCTGTCTGATAAATACAGCCTCAGTAGCGAGGGAACACTGCGTATCTCTCAAATCCAGGTCGAGGACTCTGGCAGGTATACCTGTGTGGCTCAGAATGCTGAGGGGGCGGACACTCGGGTGACTGCTATTAGGGTGAATGGTACTCTCTTAGACAGCACCCAGTTGATGAAAGTGTACGTGAAGAAGACTGAGTCCCACTCCATTCTGGTTTCCTGGAAGGTCAACTCCAACGTCATGACCTCCAACCTCAAGTGGTCATCTGCCACAATGAAGATAGACAACCCTCACATCACCTACACAGCCAGGGTCCCAGTGGATGTCCATGAGTATAACCTCACACACCTACAGCCCTCCACCGAGTATGAGGTATGTCTCACCGTCTCCAACATCCACCAGCAGACACAGAAGTCCTGTGTCAATGTCACAACGAAGCACGCTGCCTTCACTGTGGAGATATCTGACCAAGGCACTAACACCGCTCTCGCAGCGGTCATGGGTACCATATTCGGCATCATCAGCCTGGCCTCTATGGCTGTGTACATTTCCAAGAGGTGGAAGAGGAAAAACTACAATCACTCCCTGAAAAAGTACATGCAGAAAACATCTTCCATCCCCCTCAATGAACTCTACCCTCCCCTCATCAACCTGTGGGAGGCGGACagtgagaaggagaaagaggttTCCTCCTCATCAGAGACCAAACCAGGCCAGGTGGacacaacacggagctactataTGTGGTGAATAGCCACTACATGTGGGGTAAAACAGAAATAACACATTTTAGGAGCACAAAGTCACTTATTTTGCTTCTTTGTGTGACAGTAATATCAAATATTTTTTGCAGTTTTCTGCTTTGCTCATTTGAGGCGAAGAACAGACAGATATTTCAGATTTTTTAGTATAGTGTATTGCCTTTCTCCTCTTGCCCCCTTTTTGACAGTCAATATGGCAGCTTTGTTTAGCTCCCAGGACTTGGTAGTCATGTGCTTTATTTTGAGTACTTGTTTTGATATCATAGCATGGTATTGTCATGGATTCAGTCTGGATCAACTTGCTGGAGCTGGAATTGGATCCATTTTGATTTCTTTCTCTGGAAGTATTCTTAGAGAatacaatgttttttttctcataAAACAGTTTAAGTGTTAACTGTTGTACAATGCAATATATAAACCAATTTGTCTATGGACTACAATATAAGCTGACAAAGTAAGTTTAGacttgatatactgtctattgAATAATGTTAGCAATTGTTCTGTAATGTTGTATCAACTATCATTTGAATGACTTTTTTGACATTAACAAACAGTAATTTTTTATTAAGAACTTAAGTTTGCAGAGAAAATACCATAAACCAGCAATAGAAATATGAATGTTTAATAACTAGGTAAGTAGACATAAAGCTTTTTAAATTCTCAGAATATTATTTTTGATTTTGCTAGAATCATTCAACGACCACTGAGTTTGTTGTGATTTACACACGCAAATACTGTATGTTGTATATTGAGGAGCAAGCAAAAATAAAATACTTTTTTCCTCATATTTTTTATACCATTTCCAGACCTTGTGTCATTATTTGTATGTTACATCATATATAGTAAAAACAGGCTCTGGAATAATAAATTCATTTCAAACCTTAAGCATTTACTTTGACAACAAAGACGGTGTTTACCATAATTCCATATGACTAAAATGAAAACATGTAACGCGGGGCAGATGGAAAGATGTGTTTTACATTATGACATTATGGTAAATGATGCATTATATCAGTTTGAGTGTAGGTGTAGGCACAGTGTAGATTgtgataaagagagatggagtggagagaTACTAACTACAGAGGCTGAGATGCTGCAAAAGCAATTATCAGAGCGTAATTAAAATCTGCCCCTTTAGTCTCCAATTATTGCTGCAAAAAGCCTTCGAGGAGCAAACAGCCCTAAAAAACCACAGATGAAAGATTTTGGAAACCAGGAAGAGGACATATGGGAGTAAATGGCAAGACAAGCCTCCCAAAGTGATGAAGACCACCGGGCACAGAGGACAGATCTTCAGTGTTCACACTGCCATTTAATGACATATAGGGCAACGGTGTCCTCCCTTGCCATGCCCACTCTCCAGGATGAGATGAGATGGGTGTGGGCAGCATTGAGGGGAGGAATGAAGTGGCTGAGCTTAGATCAAAGGAGGATGTGATGATGGATAATGGGCACTATTAAGCAGCACAGAATGCTGCATTATCTTACAGTCAGCAACACAGCTTTATTCAGAGAGATGCTAGCAGTTCCCAATTGTCTGCACCCTCATACTGTATGAGCAGAGCCTGTTCCAGGCATTAGCGACATAAGCGGTCTCTTAGGGCCACGGCCACTCaatcggggtctcaacttactattGAGAGTAAGAAGAGTAGAATACACCAGGTGCAATCATAGATTCCGATTGGTTAGACCAACGTTGAACAGTCCTTACAAAGGGTGCTGCCTGTTTAAGTTTCTGACTATAGGTGGGGAGGAGCAGAATGGAGGCATGATCtgatttgctgaagggagggcaCTGATCAagaatgtgtgatgtgtgtgtgtagcagaggagatgtgttgatagAATTTCAGTAGCGTTTTCCTCAGATTTTCTTTATTTAAGTCCCCAAATACAATAAATATGATTTATGCGATATGTGGTTTACAGTTTGCACATAGTTCaaagtatgttacaatccctgatgtctctccggaaggagatcctcgctctcagctcatctactttattgtccTGGGACTGAACGTTAGCGAGTGATATATTCAGAAGTGGTGGATGGTATGCACACCGCTTGAGTTTGACTACGGCCCCACTTGTTCTTCACTGTCTTTGGCATCAGCGTTTTGGTGCAGGCCCCGTGATGAataaaactgcctctggaagttcAAACAAAGGACCCTGGTCAGGGAAGTAACATTTTTGCTTGAATTTCTGGTGAGTGACCGCCAATCTAATGTCCAAAAGTATTTTCCGGCTGTAGGTAATAATACAAGGAACTTTCTGAGCAAAtcatgtaagaaataatacaaacATTTAA from Oncorhynchus keta strain PuntledgeMale-10-30-2019 chromosome 21, Oket_V2, whole genome shotgun sequence encodes:
- the LOC118400083 gene encoding leucine-rich repeat neuronal protein 1-like, with protein sequence MAGGRFIYCLLGQLLAGLILASVGLSSIQRDNECPQLCVCEIRPWFTPQSTYREATTVDCNDLRLTRIPGNLSSDTQVLLLQSNYIARTSEELEQLFNLTELDLSQNNFSSIHDVGLTNMSQLTTLHLEENQITEMPDYCLQDLSNLQELYINHNQINIISPNALSGLHNLLRLHLNSNRLKAIDSRWFESTPNLEILMIGENPVVGILDFNFKPLVNLRSLVLAGMDLTDVPGNAFVGLDNLESLSFYDNKLIRVPQNALQKLPNLKFLDLNKNPVHKIQEGDFKNMLRLKELGINNMGELVSVDRFAVDNLPELTKLEATNNPKFSYVNRQAFRDVPALESLMLNNNALNALYQSTVDSLPNLREISIHSNPLRCDCVIQWMSSNKTSIRFMEPLSMFCALPVEVRGQHVRELFQQDSAEQCLPMISHDSFPNHLNLDIDMTVDLDCRAMSQPEPDIYWVTPVGNKVMVETLSDKYSLSSEGTLRISQIQVEDSGRYTCVAQNAEGADTRVTAIRVNGTLLDSTQLMKVYVKKTESHSILVSWKVNSNVMTSNLKWSSATMKIDNPHITYTARVPVDVHEYNLTHLQPSTEYEVCLTVSNIHQQTQKSCVNVTTKHAAFTVEISDQGTNTALAAVMGTIFGIISLASMAVYISKRWKRKNYNHSLKKYMQKTSSIPLNELYPPLINLWEADSEKEKEVSSSSETKPGQVDTTRSYYMW